One Natronosalvus rutilus DNA window includes the following coding sequences:
- a CDS encoding copper-translocating P-type ATPase codes for MDDHDHNQPRNDENPSEGHPNHDHQSTTGDETGSTEDESEPQVEQSMLEEEATDANEAEQTIEDKHEHQMDREDGGHDHGDHGGMHEGHEEMFRRRFFISTLLSIPVLLYSEMLQEWLGFSVPAFPGSEWINPIFAVIVFGYGGLPFLRMAIPELRDRSPGMMTLISMAISVAFVYSLASVVFPTQSAFFWELVTLIDIMLLGHWIEMRSVRRAQSALDELAQLMPDTAERITDDGETEEVPVSDLSEGDLVLVRPGASVPADGVVEEGDSDVNESMITGESMPVSKEPGDEVIGGTINGDGSLRARIEATGEKTTLAGIMRLVEEAQGSKSQTQVLADRAAGWLFYVAVAAAAVTAVGWTIAASNDAAVIERVVTVLVIACPHALGLAIPLVVAINTSLAARNGMLVRDRIAMEEARNLDAIIFDKTGTLTEGEHGVVGTETADSIDDEEALALAAAVEGDSEHMIARAIREAAAERGVSVPKAEGFEAMKGRGVRARVSGDEVYVGGPNLLTYLDTDVSSDLRRFADEAGENGQTVVYVVRNGEPIAAFAMADVIREESYRVVDALHELDIEVAMLTGDSRDVANAVADELGIDTVFAEVLPEDKDEKVQELQNQGKLVAMVGDGVNDAPALTRADVGIAIGSGTDVAVQSADVILVQNNPMDVARLVKLSKASYRKMQENIVWAAGYNVFAIPLAAGVLAPIGILLSPAIGALLMSLSTVIVAINAQLLRRVDLSIPSLPGVSPATGTQPAD; via the coding sequence GCCATCCTAACCACGACCATCAGTCCACAACCGGTGACGAGACAGGCAGTACCGAAGACGAATCAGAACCGCAAGTGGAACAGTCGATGCTTGAGGAGGAGGCTACGGACGCGAATGAGGCCGAACAGACGATCGAAGATAAACACGAACACCAAATGGACCGCGAGGACGGTGGTCACGACCATGGAGATCACGGCGGAATGCACGAAGGTCACGAAGAGATGTTCCGCCGTCGGTTTTTCATTTCGACGCTGCTCTCGATTCCGGTCCTCCTCTACAGCGAGATGCTCCAGGAATGGCTGGGGTTTTCTGTCCCGGCGTTTCCAGGAAGCGAGTGGATTAACCCAATTTTCGCGGTAATCGTCTTCGGGTACGGTGGCCTCCCGTTCCTCCGAATGGCCATCCCCGAACTGCGTGATCGATCACCGGGGATGATGACGCTCATCTCGATGGCGATCTCGGTCGCGTTCGTCTACAGTTTGGCGAGCGTCGTCTTTCCCACCCAATCGGCGTTCTTCTGGGAACTCGTCACCCTGATCGACATCATGCTGCTGGGCCACTGGATCGAAATGCGATCGGTTCGGCGAGCACAGAGTGCGCTCGACGAGCTGGCACAGCTCATGCCCGACACCGCCGAACGAATCACCGATGACGGTGAAACTGAAGAGGTCCCGGTGAGCGACCTTTCCGAAGGAGATCTCGTTCTCGTCCGTCCCGGTGCCAGCGTCCCCGCAGATGGCGTTGTCGAGGAGGGTGACTCGGACGTGAACGAATCAATGATCACCGGCGAGTCGATGCCGGTTTCGAAGGAGCCAGGCGACGAGGTGATCGGCGGGACCATCAACGGCGACGGCAGTCTCCGCGCCCGCATCGAAGCGACGGGTGAGAAGACGACTCTCGCGGGGATTATGCGTCTCGTCGAAGAAGCGCAGGGGAGCAAGTCTCAGACGCAAGTCCTCGCCGATCGAGCCGCCGGCTGGTTATTCTACGTCGCCGTAGCGGCAGCGGCTGTGACTGCCGTCGGGTGGACGATCGCCGCGTCGAACGACGCGGCGGTTATTGAGCGAGTCGTCACCGTCCTTGTAATCGCGTGTCCACACGCGCTCGGACTCGCCATTCCGCTCGTGGTTGCAATCAACACCTCGCTGGCCGCCCGAAATGGGATGTTGGTGCGGGATCGAATTGCCATGGAAGAAGCGCGAAACCTAGATGCGATCATCTTCGACAAGACTGGGACGCTCACCGAGGGCGAACACGGTGTCGTCGGTACAGAGACCGCGGACAGTATCGACGACGAGGAGGCGCTGGCTCTCGCAGCTGCGGTCGAAGGGGACTCAGAACACATGATTGCCCGTGCCATCCGCGAGGCAGCTGCTGAACGCGGTGTTAGCGTTCCCAAGGCGGAGGGTTTCGAAGCGATGAAAGGTCGGGGAGTTCGCGCGCGGGTTTCGGGTGACGAGGTCTACGTCGGCGGTCCAAACCTTCTGACCTACCTCGACACCGATGTCTCGTCGGATCTGCGACGGTTCGCTGATGAGGCCGGCGAAAACGGACAGACTGTCGTGTACGTCGTTCGAAATGGAGAGCCGATCGCCGCCTTCGCCATGGCGGACGTAATCCGGGAAGAGAGCTACCGAGTCGTCGATGCGCTCCACGAACTCGATATAGAAGTAGCGATGTTGACCGGCGACTCGCGGGACGTGGCTAATGCCGTGGCCGACGAACTGGGAATTGATACAGTGTTCGCGGAGGTACTGCCCGAAGACAAAGACGAGAAGGTCCAGGAGCTACAGAACCAGGGCAAACTTGTGGCAATGGTTGGCGACGGTGTCAACGACGCACCGGCGCTGACTCGGGCGGACGTCGGCATCGCTATCGGAAGTGGGACGGACGTCGCTGTTCAGTCTGCCGACGTCATCCTCGTGCAGAACAATCCGATGGACGTTGCCCGTCTCGTGAAGCTGAGCAAGGCGAGTTACCGGAAGATGCAGGAGAACATCGTCTGGGCCGCCGGATACAACGTCTTCGCAATCCCGCTGGCTGCGGGCGTCCTCGCACCGATCGGCATCCTCCTGTCGCCCGCCATCGGTGCGCTACTGATGTCGTTGAGTACCGTTATCGTCGCAATAAACGCGCAACTGCTCCGCCGCGTCGATCTCTCCATTCCGAGCTTACCTGGCGTGTCACCAGCTACAGGCACACAACCGGCTGATTAG